GCGGCTGGGCCACGGCGGCGGCAATCCAGGCGGGGCAGTGGCCAAAGGCGTGCTCGGCCCACACCTTGATTACCAGCAGGTTGGTGTCGCACACCAGCAGGGCCCCGCCGGCGGCTTCGGCCGCGGCCTCGGCGGACAGCTGGCCGTGGGCAATGGCTTCGAGGTCGGCCAGGGCGTAGGGCGGCCGGCGGCCGGCGAGGTAGGCGCGGGCGTATTCGGGCACCCAAGGGGCCCCGTAGTAGGCGGCCAGCTGCTGGCTCAGCGTCGATTTACCCGTCGATTCCGGGCCAGTCAGCGCAAGGCGGAGCATAGCGTAGGTTAAGTTTTCGAGAAGAAAGCAGCAAAAACGCCGCTTTGCCGGGGCAAAGGTGCTGGCTACTGGGCCGATTACCACCGCACTACGTCACCAGCTTCATTCCGGATCTATTGATTTAAATCAGTTTTGTCCCAAATTGGATTTTTTGCCGGAGTGAGCTTTCGCGGCGAGCCTATCTTTGTTGTCTGTTCGCTTGGTTATTTTATGAATATTGCCGCTATTAGTCCAATTCAACTCGCCACTCGCCTCGCCGCCGGCGACTCGCTTCACCTGGTTGACGTGCGCGACCCCATCGAGTTCGATTACTGCCACCTGCCCAGCAGCGCACTACTTCCCCTCGACGAGCTGCCCCAGCGCACCGACGAGGTGCCCACCGCGGGCGAGGTAGTGCTTATCTGCCACCACGGCGTGCGCTCGGCCCAGGCCCTCGGCTACTTGCAGTCGCGCCACGGCCGCACCAACCTGCTGAACCTGCGCGGCGGCATCGACGCCTGGAGCTGCGAAGTAGACCCCTCCGTGCCCCGGTACTAACGCACTTTGCCCGCCGGCGCACCGCGTTGTTTGGCAGCCCGTAGCCTGCACCGCCCAGAATCGGGGGCCCCGGCCACACAATTGAAGCCCAGCGGCGGTTGTAGGGGCCCATGCCCCTCCCGCCCACTCCTGCTCCCACCCTGGCCAGCCGCTTGGCCCTGCGCCAGCCCCCCGCCGGCCCCCCGCTGATGCGCCAACGCTGGGGCGACTTGCTGTTTATGCACTGGCCGGTGCCGCCGGCGCTGCTGGCCCCCTTCCTGCCCCCGCGCCTGGCCCTCGACCTGCACGACGGCCACGCCTGGCTGGCCATTGTGCCGTTTCGGATGTGGGACGTGCGCACCCGCTTCACGCCGCCCATCCCCGGGGCCAACCAGTTCCTGGAGCTGAACGTGCGCACCTACGTGCACCTCGACGGCGTGCCCGGCGTGTGGTTTTTGTCGCTCGACGCCACCAACGCCCTGGCCGTGTGGGCGGCGCGCACGGTGTTCCACCTGCCCTACCTGCGCGCCCGCATGGCACTGGCCCGCCCCGCCCCCGACCAGGTGCGCTACACCGCCCGCCGCACCCACGGCGGGGCCCCGGCCGCGCACTTCGCCGCCACCTGGCGCGTGGGCGAGCTGCTGCCGCCCGAAGCCACCGCGCCCGGCTCGCTGGCGTTTTTCCTCACCGAGCGCTACTGCCTGTACGCGGCCTGGGGCCCCCGGCTCTACCGCGGCCGCATCCACCACGAAGCCTGGCCGTTGCGCGAAGCCGAGCTGCTGGAATTCGATTCCAACCTGGTTGAGGCGCACGGCCTGCCCACGCCCGCCGGGGCCCCGGTGCTGTATGCCGGGGGCCCCCTGGCCGTGGAGCTGTGGTGGCTGCAACGGGTGTAGCGCGGCCAATTCCGTTTCCTTTGCGGTTTGCTTGCCCCACCTTTCGCGTTCCGCTATGATCCTCGTCGTGCTGGTCAACTACAACTCCACGGGCCACACCCTGGCGTGCGTAGCATCGTTGCGCGCCCACACCCGGCCCGGCACCGCCTACCAGGTAATGGTGGTTGACAACGCCTCCGCGCCGGCCGAGCGCGACGCCTTGCAAGCGCTGGCTGCCTACCCCGAAGTAGAGGTGTGCTACTCGGCCCTCAACCTGGGCTTTGCCGGGGGCAACATGCTGGGGTTTCGCACCGCCACGGCCACCCGCCGGCCCACCCACGTATTCCTGCTGAACAACGACACGCTGCTGCGCACCGACTGCCTGACGGAGCTGGCCGACTTGCTGACGACCCGCCCCGAAATCGGCCTGGCGGCCCCCCAAATGTTTGGCCCCGAAGGCCAGTGGCTGGAGAGCTACGGGTTCTTCCCCACGCTGGGCGACAAGCTGCTGGGCCGGGCCCTGTGCCGGGCCCTGGGGCTGGGCTACCACCCGCCGCGCCCCGCCCGCGCCGCCCGCCAGCCCTACCCCGCCGACATGGTGACCGGCGCCGCCATGTTTGCCGACGCCGCGCTTTTTGCCCGCATCGGCGGGCTCGACGAGCGTTATTTTCTGTACTGCGAAGAGGAAGACCTAGCCTGGCGCGTGTGGCAGGCCGGGCGCCAGGTGGTGGTGGTGCCCACCTCAGAATTTGTGCACCTGGGCGGGCGCAGCAGCCAGCCCAGCTTCGGCCTGCTGCGCGAATTCTACATCTCGCTCGCTTACTTTTTGCGCAAAAACTTCAACCCCGTGCACGCCGAAGCCGTGCGGTGGCTGTTCGTGGTAAAGCTCGTTTTCCGGGCCCGGCGCGGCCGCCAGTACCTGCGCCTGGCCCGGTTCCTGGCCCAGGGCGCGCCCATGGCGGCCTCCATTCGCCCCACCGCAGCCAGCCTTCCTGAGAGCTTATCCAAATAGGCCGTCATGCTGAGCTTGCCGAAGCATCTCTTCCGCAGCAGTAATTCAGCAAGCTGAGTTATTTACGTGGGAGAGGTGCTTCACTTCGTGGACGCCAGATGAGCATGACCGTTCTTTCACAAGCCTAACTGGACAGACCATTAGTAGGGCCCCGCAGCCGGCGCCGAGTGCCTAAGCTCCTGCGCCGCGCCAGCCGCTGGCCCGAACCGCTAATTTTTCTCCTCTTTCCACCCCGCCCTTGGCCAACGATTTCCGCCTGCCCCCGCTGCCCGATTTGCCCATCGTCGCGGCGCTGCCCGCGCTGCGGACCGCCCTCGCCGCCCACGCCCGCGTGGTGCTGGAGGCCCCGCCCGGCGCGGGTAAAACTACGGTGGTGCCCCTGGCGCTGCTGGCTGCCGAGTGGCGGGGGCCCCAGGATAAAATCCTGGTGCTGGAGCCGCGCCAGCTGGCCGTGCGCGGGGCCGCCGCCCGCCTGGCCCAACTGCTGGGCGAGCCCGTGGGGCGCACTATCGGCTACCGCGTGCGGCTCGATAGCAAGGTGAGCCAAGCCACCCGCGTTGAAGTGATTACCGAAGGCATCCTCACGCGGATGATCCAGGACGACCCGGCCCTGGAAGGGGTGGCGGCCGTGGTGTTCGACGAATTCCACGAGCGCAGCCTGAATGCCGATTTGGGCTTGGCCCTGGCTCTGGATGCCCAGGCCGTGCTGCGACCCGAGCTGCGGATTCTCCTCATGAGCGCCACGCTGGAGGCGCAGCGGCTGGGGCAGTGGCTGCCCGCGCCGGTGGTATCGTCGGCCGGTTTTTTGTTTCCGATTGATACGCATTACCTCGACCCGCGCCGGGCCGCCGCCCTGCCCAACCGGCCCGGCGAGCGGCTGGCCACGCTGGTGCCGGCCCAGGTGCGGGCCGCGCTGGGGGCCCACGCGGTGGGCGACGTACTAGTGTTCCTGCCCGGCGTGGCCGACTTGCAGCGCTGCGCCCGGGCCCTCGACTCGCTGCCCGACGACATCGACCTGCACCTGCTGCACGGCGAGCTGCCGCTGGACGCGCAGGACGCCGCCCTGCGCCCGGCGCGGGCCGGCCGGCGCAAGGTCATCCTGGCCACCAGCATCGCCGAAACCAGCCTCACCATCGAGGGCGTGCGCGTGGTGGTGGACGGCGGGTTTGCGCGGGTGCCGCGCTTTGTGCCGCGCACCGGCTTCACCACCCTCGAAACCGTGCCCGTGGCCCGCGCCGCCGCCGACCAGCGCCGGGGCCGCGCCGGCCGCCTGGCCCCTGGCACCTGCTACCGCCTCTGGACCGAAGCCGAGCACCACCAGCTGCCCGCCCACCGGGCCCCCGAAATCCAGGCCGCCGACCTCAGCGCCCTGGCCCTAGAGCTGGCCCTCTGGGGCACCACCAACCCGGCCGATTTGCGCTGGCTCGACGCGCCGCCCACTGCGGCCTACGCCCAGGCCCAGGAGCTGCTGGTGCGCCTGGGGGCCCTGGAGGCAATTAAAAATGAAGAATTAAAAATTAAAAATGAGTCGTTCAGCAATTCTTCAAACGCTGAGTCCAAGCCCGGGCAGCCCACTTTTAATTCTCAATTTTTGATTTTTAATTCCCCCCTCAAGCCTACCGCCCACGGCCGCCAACTGGCCCGGCTGGGCCTGCCGCCGCGCCTGGGCCACCTCGTGGTGCGCGGCCAGGAGCTGGGCCAGGGCCCCGCCGCCACCGCCCTGGCCGCCCTGCTGGCCGAGCGCGACCTGCTGCGCTGGGCCACCCCCAATGACCCGCGCCCGCTGCCCCCCGACCTGCGCCTGCGCCTCGAAGCCCTGGCCAGCGGCCGGGCCCCGCTGCCCGGCCTGGCCCTGCACCCGGCCACCTTGCAGCGCGTGCGCGACGTGGCCCGTCACCTGCAAAGCCGCCAGGGCCCCAAGGGTCATTTACTCATTCAATCCTTCACCCATTCACCAATTGGCCTGCTCACGGCCCTGGCCTACCCCGACCGCGTGGCCCAGCGCGAGACCGACGGCCGCCTGCGCCTCGCCACCGGCCAGCGCGTGGAGCTGCGCACCGAGGACGTGGACCCGCAGGCCGAGTTTTTCGCCGTGGCCCACCTGGCCGGCACCGCCGCCGCGCCCCGCGCCACCCTGGCCGCCCCCGTGAGCCGCGAAGAGCTGGAAACTGCTTTTGCCGAGCAGATTACGACCACCGATGAGGTGCGCTACGACCCCGTCGCCGCACGCGTGACTGGCCGCCGGGTGCGCCGCCTGGGGGCCCTGCGCCTGGCCGAGACCGTCATCGGCCAGCCCGACGCGGCGCTGGTGGCGGGGGCCCTAGTAGCGTATTTGCAGGAAGCGGGCCTGGGCAAACTGAACTGGACGCCCGGGGCCCGGCAGCTACAGCAGCGGCTGGAGTTTCTGCGGCACCACTTCCCGGGTCCCAATGGCGCCGAGAATCAATCATTCCCGGCAAACCAAACCCTAACAACTGACAACCAGCAACTAATATCCAACAACGAGCAACTGATAACTAGCTGGCCCGCCTCCGACGAGGCCACGCTGCTGCGCGAGCTGCCGCAGTGGCTGGGGCCCCACCTGGCCGGCCTCAAAAGCCTCGACCAAGTACAGCGCCTGGACCTGACGGAGCCGCTGCTGGCGCGCTTGCCCGGCGGCTGGGCCCAACGCCAAGCCCTGGACCGCCTCGCCCCCACCGCCCTCGAAGTGCCCAGCGGCTCGCACGTCACCCTCGATTACTCCGAGGCCGCCGCGCCCGTGCTGGCCGTGAAGTTGCAGGAGTTGTTTGGCCTGACGGAAACGCCCACCGTAGCCGGCGGCCGGGTACCGCTGCTGCTGCATTTGCTCTCGCCCGGCGGCCGGCCGGCGCAGGTCACGCGCGACTTGCGCAGCTTCTGGGAGAAGGGCTACTTCGACGTGCGTAAGGATTTGAAGGGCCGCTACCCGCGCCACCCCTGGCCCGACAAGCCGATGGAGCACATTCCGACCAAGCTGACTAAGAAGCGGTTGGAAAACCTGTAGCGTGGACCCTGCAAGGCCGCGCCGCTCGCTTCGTCTTGCCGATAATCGTTGGGCGAATGAGCAGAAACGCGAACTACAACCGAAGGTCAACGCAGCTACTGTGGCAGCTGCGCAATGATTACCGTTCGGCCGCGCGGACTCGCAGAGTCTACGCTACAACCTTGCTACCGCATGTCATCCTCATTCACGAAGGTGCTGCTGGGGCCCCCGGTGCGGGGCGCGTAGTGGCGGTGCAGCCAGCGCGAGAGGCCCCCGAGGCCGGGCAGCAGCACTCGCTCGGTGATGTTGGCCTGGTCGAGCTTGTCGCGCACTTCCCACTTGAGAGCGGCGGGAATAATAATGCGAAAGTACAATTCGGGGTGGCGGGCCAGCCACTCGTGCAGCACGCTCTGGCTGGAGCTCATCAGCGAAAACAGCGCGTACTGGTGCACGATGCGCGCATCGAGGCTGGGCGGCTCCAGAAACAGCACAAACGGCTCGGCTTGCAGGCTTTCGAGGTTGCGCAGGCTATCCGTTGCGGGGGCCAGCAACTCGGAGGTGAAGACGTTGGAACCCTCGTGGCGCAGGGCGTCGCGCAGCGAATCAGGCAGGTGCTCGGCGGCCTTCACGTAGTTCAGGGCCCAAATAATACCGTCCTGGTGGTAGGCCTGGAGGTCATCGGTGGCGAAATGCAGGGCCACGTAGGGCGAGTATGTCCAATCGAGCAGGCGCGTGGGCAGGCCGTGGTGCTGGGCCAAGGCCAGCCAGTCCCACACCGCGGCCGTGGCGGCGGGCGAGGCCGCCGTGTCGCGGGCGTACTTGCGGAAGTTGCGCAGTAAGTGGTGCTCCAGCTCGAAGTAATTGCCGCCTAGCCGCTGCAAGCTGGTGGTCAGCAAGTAGTTTTTGGAGCGCTGCCCGCGGTACACAAACGGCGAGCGAAACCGCCCGATGCGCCCGTCCCAAGTATCCTGAAACAGCAGTTCCTGCAAGTGGGCCCAGGAAGTGGCCACGTAATCGTTGGCGGAGTAGGGCATGGCCCAAAGGTACGGCCGCGCCCGGAGCCCGGTGGCTCGTGGGCGGGGTTCAGCAGGCAGCTGGGCACCCGGCCTGGCAAGGGGTATTTCCCAGCCTAAATAAACCCCAAAAACGTTTCTCCAATAAAGGTCAATTCTGTTGAAAATCTGATTTTTTTGCATCTTTAACTAATTGATAATCAGTTCATAAGTTGCTCATATTTCTGCTCAGAACATAACCTCATGGTCACAATTCGGTAACCTTTTTTGCCTGTCCACACGGGACCTTTGCACTGGATTTAGTGCAGAGAATTATGCGTTCGTTTCTATTACTTGTATTGCTGTCCTTGGCATTTAGTAGCCCAGCCGCCACCCTTCGCGGCCAGGTGGTGGGCCCCGGCGGCGATGCCCTGACCGGGGCCATCGTCGTGGTGCAGGGCACATCCCTCAACGCGGCAGCGGATGCGGCCGGCCACTACGAAATCCGCGACGTGCCCGCCGGCCGCTACGCGGTGCGGGCCTCTTTCGTGGGGTACCGGGAAGCGGTTAAGTCCGTGGTAGTGGTCGCCGACGCGACCGTTGAACTCGATTTCGCCTTGCAGGTTCAAGCCCAAAGCCTAGGCGGCGTAACAGTAATGGGCAAACTGAACCAGGAAGAGGAAAATGCTTCCCGTCTCTCGGAAAAGACGGCCGACAACATCGTTAACATCATTTCCTCCCGGGCTATTGAACGGTCACCGGACATCAACGCGGCCAACGTGCTGACGCGGGTGTCGGGCATTAATATTCAGCGCAGCGCGGGCAGCAACGGGGCCTACGCCGTTATCCGGGGCATGGAGCCGCGCTATAATAATACGCTGGTTAATGGCATCAAAATACCTAGCCCTGACGGCCAGAACCGCTTCGTCTCGCTTGACATCGTGCCTTCTGACCTGCTCAAGCGGATTGAGGTAACCAAGTCGCTCGTGCCCAGCCTGGAGGGCGATGCCACCGGCGGCACAGTGAACCTGGTGATGAAGGACGCGCCCGATACCACCCTATTTCGGGCGACGGCTTCTGTCGGCTACAGCCAGATTTTTTTCGACCGCAAGTACGAGTCGTTTTCGCAGGCCGATATTCAGCAGAAAAGTCCGGGCGGGCGTTATGGAACCGACTACGCGGCCACCCAGCAGGATTTTTCCAGAAGCAACCTCAAGACGGTACCCAAGCAGGCCCCGCCGACCTACCTGGCCGGCCTGACCTTCGGTCACCGCTACTTGGGCAATCGCTTGGGCGTGTTGGTTGCCCTCAACACCCAAAACCAATACTTCGGCTCGAATGGAGTGTTTAACACCGTGGCGACCGACCCCCAGAACCAACCGTATTTGGTTACCATCACAGCGCCCCGTACTTTCTCTAATCATCAGATAAACAACGGATTAGTTACCCATCTTGATTTCACTATCAACGAGCGTAACAAAATCGCCTTTGATAACCTGTTGCTCCGCTCGGATTTTTCTCAGCTGGAAAGCTCTGTCGACACTCTCCTCACCGACCAACGCCGTGGGCCCGGCACGGGCACGATTAACCCACTTCTTCAGACCCACACCACCCGGCAAATCCTGGAGAATGCGAAGTTTTCTGGACGTCACGAACTGGCGAGCCGCCTGTTGTTTGATTGGGCGGGGGTGGTGTCGGTAGCGACCAGCAATTCCCCAGACTATGCGACGTTGAACACCGATTTCTTGCTTTCGCCTACTGCGAGTGGCCAGATTAATCGCAGCGCCGAATTTGTGAACACTGAACTTCGCGTCTGGCAGCATAACCGCGACCGTGACTACACGGGCTTGGCCAACTTGGCGTATCAGACCAGCCTACTCCATCATGCCTTGGAGTTGAAAGTCGGTGGGTTATACCGCGCCAAAGACCGGTACAATCTCCAAGACGAATACGAACTGCGCGCTGCTCAGAATACCAATGGCACCAAGCAGCTATTTATGGGCATCGACAACGCACAGTTTGCCGTCTACACCCCGCTCGGTACGGCCGGTGCTGATGCGGCCAACTACACAGCTTACGAGAACATCGGGGCTGGTTATGTGCAAGCCAAATGGGAGTTGGGGCCGCTGCAGGTATTGACGGGAGTGCGCTTGGAGAGTACGCAGCAGGGATTTACTACCGTGCAGATATCGCCGGTTTCTACTTTGCCCAGCGGGATAGCAAAAACTTACCAGGATTTCCTGCCCAGCCTGAATCTACGATATACACTCAATGAGCAGCAGAACCTGCGCTTTTCTTATTTCGCCTCCATCAACCGGCCTAACTACTATGAGTCGGTTCCATACCGCAATTACACCACTGGCATTGATGGCAATCCCCGCTTGCTGCACGCCACCGCCGACAACCTGGATTTGCGCTACGAGATCTATCCAACGCCCGAAAACTACTTCACGGTGGGGGTCTTTTATAAGCGTATTGTAAACCCTATCGAGTTGAAGCTCGAGGGTTTGACGGCCGGCCAGCTTTTCCGGCAGCCCCAAAACAATCCTACCCCTGCTACGAACCTGGGCGCGGAAGTGACTTTTACGAAATACGTCCAGCACTTCGGCTTATCGGGCAACTACACTTATACGCACTCAGTAATAAGTGACCACCAAAAGGTATTTAATGATGCCGCCACTGGCCAGACCTACGTGATAACGCAGGACCGGCCACTGCAGAGCCAGGCCGCTCACATTGTTAACCTGTCACTCCTGTTTCGCGACAAGCCCACTGGCTTCTATGCCCAGATCTCTTACCAATATACGGGCCGCATTTTACAGCTCGTGGGGTCCAACTTCGACTACTATCAGCGGCCGCTCTCGTCGCTGGCCCTGTCAGTGGATAAGGATATCACCCGGCACTTCACGGCTTTTGCCAAGCTTAATAACCTGCTGAATACGAAAACAGTGCTTACGGTTAATCAATCCGACTTTGTATTGCAGCAGGATGCCTTTAAGGCGACTTATCTACTGGGCGTACGCTATGTCCTCTAGTTCAAACCCGCTTTAGTTGTCTCATTTCTAGTCGCCACTTTTTTAGTTTACACATTTTTCTACCCCTTTCTAATGTCAAAATCCTTCACCCGTACTCTTGGCGGTATGGCGGTGGGCCTGCTGGCCTTGTCTTCCTGTAAAAAGACGGAAGACCTGACCATCACCTCCGTTCCCCAACCGTCGTCGCACCCGATTACCTCGACCGCGCTTTCGGGCAATCTCAAGGGCACGCTGCTCTCCTCAGTAGGCACCTACACGATGGCGGGCGACGTGTACGTGGCCAAGAAAGATACCCTTTACGTGCAGAAGGGGGTCACCGTGAACGTCACCAACAACTCGGCCTTTTTCGTGGACGGCACCCTAATTGCCGAAGGCACGGCCGCCAACCCCATCACGTTCACCTCGCCGCTGGCCAAAAAAGGGTCCTGGGGCGGCTTCCAGTGCGACAGCGCGCAGGCCGTCAGTATCAAGTGGGCCCACATCAATTATGCGGGTGGCCCTAACAAAACGGGCTTTCCCCGCGGCACCATCCGCATCGCGCCCAAGTCGCCCAAGCAGCACATCATGGTTACCATTCAGGACTCCTGGTTGCTATCGGGCACCGATGACGGCATGTCACTCTTCGGCGGCGGGGTAGTGGTGGATATCCAACGTAACACCATTGGGGACGAAGGTCTTGCCGACGGCGATGCCATCAACCTGAAAAGCGGCGTAACGGGCATCGTGGCTTATAACGTGTTGTGGAACGGGGCCGGCACCGCCATCAAGCTGGAAACCAGTCCAACGGTGCTCTACCCGCAGACCAACGTGAAGGTGTACAACAACACCATTGTGGGCAGTGGCTACCGCCGCGGAGCCGGCGAGCCCGGCCGGGGCATCTCGGCTGATAAATTCGCCCAGGGCGCCATTTACAACAACCTGTTGGTAAATGACTACTACGGCCTCGATATCAACCCGGTAGCCGATGTCAAGAACGTTGCCTACGGCAACAATTACTTCTATACGGCGGTGGACTCTACCCGCAAGTATTTCTACCCGGTAGGCTCCATTGGGAAAGCCCAAGCTACGGACATTGTTTCGACGAGCAAGACCGATAAGGATCCCCTATTCGTGAAGCTGTCGCCCACGACGGACCCCAGCCAGGGCGTTGACACGAACGACTACCACTTGCAAGCTGGCTCGCCGGCCAAAGGAAAGGGCAACCCGACGTACAACGCCGACATCGGCGCTTATACCAGCGACGACAAGGGCAACAAGCACTAATTACGGTGGCCTAGAGCCCATTCCAGCGAAGGCCCGTGCTTCGGCACGGGCTTTTTTTGGCCGTGCCATCGGCAGTTCAGTTAACAACCCCGGGCCCGGCCTTTGCTTTTTTAAATTTACCCAACACCATGAAAACCCTGCTTTTTACCGCTCCCTTGGCAATCGCCTTAGGCATCACCACCGTCCGGGCCCAGACGACCGCAGTAGTTGCTCCCTACCACCTGCTCCACACCATCACCGTTGGCGGTGAGGGGGGCTGGGACTACCTCAGCGTGGACCCCGCCGGCGAGCGGCTTTACGTGTCGCACGGCACCCAGGTAGAGGTGGTAGACCTCGGCACCCGCAAGGTCATTGGCTCCATCCCGAACACACCCAACGTGCACGGCATCGACGTGGTGCCCAGCGCCAACCGCGGCTACATTACCTGCGGCCGGGCTAACCAGTGCGTGGTGTTCGACTTGAAAACCCTTCGGCCCATCGGCGCGCCCATCCCCACCGGCCCCAAGCCCGATGCGCTGCTCTACGACGCCTACTCCCAGCGCGTGTTCCTGTTCAGCAACGACGGCGGCCGGAGCACCGTGCTCAACGCCGCGACGGGGGCCGTGGCGGGCACGGCCGAGCTGGGCGGCGACATCGAGGCCCCCGCCACCGACGGCAAGGGCAGCATTTTCGCCAACGTGGAAGACAAGAACGAGGTTATTGAATTCGATGCCAAAACCCTGGCGGTGCGCAAGCGCCACCCCCTGGCCCCGGGCGAAGCGCCCACCGGCCTGGGCTACGACCCCAAAACCAACCGCCTGTTTAGCGGCTGCCACAACGAGAAGCTGGTGGTGACCGACAGCAAAACCGGCAAGCAAGTGGCCGTGCTGCCCATCGGCAAAGGCGTTGACGGCGTCGCCTTCGACCCGTCCACCAACAACATCGTCACCTCGAACGGGTCGGGCACCTTTACCGTCATCCATGAAGACGCGCCCAACCAGTACACCGTGGTAGCGAATGTGCCCACGGCCCCCGGTGCCAAAACCATTGCCCTCGACCCCAAAACGCACCACCTCTTCACCAGCACCGCCGACTACGGCCCCACCCCGGCCGCCACCCCCGAAAACCCGCGGCCGCGGCCCAGCATCGTGCCCGGCACGTTCCGGGTGCTCGAATACGGCAAATAATTTGGCCGCGCCAGCAGCCGCTGGCATGGGGCCCAGGAACTAAATCCGGTTTCAACACAAAAGGGGCCCTGCGTATCGCAAAGGCCCTTTTGTGTTGAAATTTTCGATAAGCGCTTACTTCGCCGCCGGAAAGTCCGCGCCTTCGCCCACGCTGGCGTACTGCTCCACCTCATCGCTCAGCTCCTTGATTTTGGCGCGGGCGCCCTTTACGGCGGCTACGCCCAGGGGCAGGTGCAGGGGCGGATTTTCCTGGTTCACCACGTCGTACATGGCCTGGGCGGCGCGCACCGGGTCGCCGGGCTGGTTGCCGCTGTAGCCCTGAATGTCGCCCATGTTCTTGCCGGCCGTAGCGTCGTAATCCGCGTTTTTGGGCTTCGTGAACGTGGCCGACTCGCCCGCCCATTTCGTGCGGAAGCCGCTGGGCTCGATGTTGGTCACGCGGATGCCCAGGGGCCCCACTTCCTTGGAAAGTGCCTCGCCGATGCCTTCGAGCGCGAACTTAGAGCCGTTGTAGATGCCCACGCCCGGGAAGGCGCGCAGGCCGCCGATGCTGGTAATGTTCAAAATGTGGCCGCTTTTACGCTCGCGCAAATGGGGCAGCACGGCCCGCAGTACCCGCAAAGCACCGAACACGTTCACGTCGAACTGCCGCTGCACTTCTTCCTCGCCGATTTCCTCGATGGGGCCCAGCGAGCCGTAGCCGGCGTTGTTCACCACCACGTCGAGGTGGCCAAGGGCCGTAATGGCTTCCTGCACGGCGCCGGGCACGCGGGCGGCATCGGTTACGTCGAGCACCACGCCTTTGCCGTTGGCACCAGCCTTTTGGGTAAATTCATCGGCTTGGCTTTGGTGGCGGAAGGTGGCGGCCACCTTGTCGCCGTTGGCGAGCAGCAGCTCGGCCAAAGCTTCGCCGAAGCCGGACGATGCGCCGGTAATGAACCAGTTTTTAGGGGAATTGGGCATGAGTCGTTTTTACAAGTAGTGAAAATACCAGGTGCGTAAGACGGCGCGGGGCCCCGATTTGTTTTGCCGCACCGCCGCCGGGGCTCCACCAGGGTCCGATTAAAAATCTTCTATCGTTATTAGTTTATCTTATTGACATACAGAAAAATGATAGCCTTAAAAGCCACGTTGTGCAACGCACGTTGCACAACGTGGCTCTATCTTTTCCAAACCCTTTCCTTCCACATTTTCCTTGTTCTTATGCGGCTCTGCGCGACTCTTTTGCCCGGCCTACTGGCCGGGGCCCTGCCCCTGGCGGGCTTGGCCCAAACTGAGGCCCCGCCGTATTCAAGCCCTAGCTTTTTGTGGGGTTGGGCACGGCGGTGGGCTCGCCCCAATCGCCGGTCGCATTCTACGAAAACACCCTTTCGCCCCTCCTCACGGTGGGTGCGCAATTGCAGCCCCGGCTGGCGGTGCAAGCCGGCGCGCAGTACCACCAGCGCAAGGATTCTTACTTCCACCCGGGCCTTTTCTACTTCAACGGCGGGCTGCATCAAGGCATCAGTTCCAGCACCAACCAGCAGCGCATTGTAGC
This genomic stretch from Hymenobacter sp. PAMC 26628 harbors:
- the hrpB gene encoding ATP-dependent helicase HrpB: MANDFRLPPLPDLPIVAALPALRTALAAHARVVLEAPPGAGKTTVVPLALLAAEWRGPQDKILVLEPRQLAVRGAAARLAQLLGEPVGRTIGYRVRLDSKVSQATRVEVITEGILTRMIQDDPALEGVAAVVFDEFHERSLNADLGLALALDAQAVLRPELRILLMSATLEAQRLGQWLPAPVVSSAGFLFPIDTHYLDPRRAAALPNRPGERLATLVPAQVRAALGAHAVGDVLVFLPGVADLQRCARALDSLPDDIDLHLLHGELPLDAQDAALRPARAGRRKVILATSIAETSLTIEGVRVVVDGGFARVPRFVPRTGFTTLETVPVARAAADQRRGRAGRLAPGTCYRLWTEAEHHQLPAHRAPEIQAADLSALALELALWGTTNPADLRWLDAPPTAAYAQAQELLVRLGALEAIKNEELKIKNESFSNSSNAESKPGQPTFNSQFLIFNSPLKPTAHGRQLARLGLPPRLGHLVVRGQELGQGPAATALAALLAERDLLRWATPNDPRPLPPDLRLRLEALASGRAPLPGLALHPATLQRVRDVARHLQSRQGPKGHLLIQSFTHSPIGLLTALAYPDRVAQRETDGRLRLATGQRVELRTEDVDPQAEFFAVAHLAGTAAAPRATLAAPVSREELETAFAEQITTTDEVRYDPVAARVTGRRVRRLGALRLAETVIGQPDAALVAGALVAYLQEAGLGKLNWTPGARQLQQRLEFLRHHFPGPNGAENQSFPANQTLTTDNQQLISNNEQLITSWPASDEATLLRELPQWLGPHLAGLKSLDQVQRLDLTEPLLARLPGGWAQRQALDRLAPTALEVPSGSHVTLDYSEAAAPVLAVKLQELFGLTETPTVAGGRVPLLLHLLSPGGRPAQVTRDLRSFWEKGYFDVRKDLKGRYPRHPWPDKPMEHIPTKLTKKRLENL
- a CDS encoding rhodanese-like domain-containing protein; its protein translation is MNIAAISPIQLATRLAAGDSLHLVDVRDPIEFDYCHLPSSALLPLDELPQRTDEVPTAGEVVLICHHGVRSAQALGYLQSRHGRTNLLNLRGGIDAWSCEVDPSVPRY
- a CDS encoding FRG domain-containing protein, whose protein sequence is MPYSANDYVATSWAHLQELLFQDTWDGRIGRFRSPFVYRGQRSKNYLLTTSLQRLGGNYFELEHHLLRNFRKYARDTAASPAATAAVWDWLALAQHHGLPTRLLDWTYSPYVALHFATDDLQAYHQDGIIWALNYVKAAEHLPDSLRDALRHEGSNVFTSELLAPATDSLRNLESLQAEPFVLFLEPPSLDARIVHQYALFSLMSSSQSVLHEWLARHPELYFRIIIPAALKWEVRDKLDQANITERVLLPGLGGLSRWLHRHYAPRTGGPSSTFVNEDDMR
- a CDS encoding YqjF family protein, with the translated sequence MPLPPTPAPTLASRLALRQPPAGPPLMRQRWGDLLFMHWPVPPALLAPFLPPRLALDLHDGHAWLAIVPFRMWDVRTRFTPPIPGANQFLELNVRTYVHLDGVPGVWFLSLDATNALAVWAARTVFHLPYLRARMALARPAPDQVRYTARRTHGGAPAAHFAATWRVGELLPPEATAPGSLAFFLTERYCLYAAWGPRLYRGRIHHEAWPLREAELLEFDSNLVEAHGLPTPAGAPVLYAGGPLAVELWWLQRV
- a CDS encoding glycosyltransferase family 2 protein, producing MILVVLVNYNSTGHTLACVASLRAHTRPGTAYQVMVVDNASAPAERDALQALAAYPEVEVCYSALNLGFAGGNMLGFRTATATRRPTHVFLLNNDTLLRTDCLTELADLLTTRPEIGLAAPQMFGPEGQWLESYGFFPTLGDKLLGRALCRALGLGYHPPRPARAARQPYPADMVTGAAMFADAALFARIGGLDERYFLYCEEEDLAWRVWQAGRQVVVVPTSEFVHLGGRSSQPSFGLLREFYISLAYFLRKNFNPVHAEAVRWLFVVKLVFRARRGRQYLRLARFLAQGAPMAASIRPTAASLPESLSK
- a CDS encoding AAA family ATPase; amino-acid sequence: MLRLALTGPESTGKSTLSQQLAAYYGAPWVPEYARAYLAGRRPPYALADLEAIAHGQLSAEAAAEAAGGALLVCDTNLLVIKVWAEHAFGHCPAWIAAAVAQPRYDLVLLLGVDVPWEPDPLREHPQLRQHFYDRYRDELRAGPDPFAEIWGPPAQRLAAAQQLVDGLLRAARPAVA